The window GGGTACGGAAAATCTTTATGGTTTGCTCCATGCCGTCAAAACTCATGTCCAGATTAAATTCACGTACCGGAAGTACTGGGAGGATGTATTGACCAACCGCCGGGCCGAGCCTTATGCGCTGAAAGAATTCAGAAACAGGTGGTATGTGTTGGCCAATGATCTCAAAGATAGTAAGATAAAAAGTTTCGCCCTGGATCGTTTGACCGATCTGGAAATCACCACGAAACAATTTCTCTTCCCGGCCGGTTTTGATGTAAATGAGTATTACCGCTACTGTTTTGGGATTATCAGTCCGAATGCGGCCAAACCGCAGGAAGTGATCCTTTCGTTTGACCCGTTCCAGGGGAAGTACATAAAATCTTTGCCTTTGCATCAATCACAGGAGATTCTTATTGACAATGAGGAGGAATTAAGGATTAAATTAACCTTGTTCATCACTCATGATTTTGTAATGGAACTACTTTCTTACGGCGAAAATGTAAAAGTGCTTGCTCCCGGCAATCTGGTTGCCGACATGAAAAAAACATATCAAAACGCACTAAATCTTTACTAAATGGAAACCAAGATGAACAATATTGAAGAGCTTGTAAATGAACTTAATAAAAGCTTAAACGCTGAAGGAATTGCTCAGGAAAGAGTTGTTTCCCTTATAAATATTGCAAAAGACAATTTTCATGTCAAAATTAAAATGCTGGATTTTGCATATTATGATGAAACCAAACAGTTGAAAGCAAAGAAAGATAAAATCAATGCCCTAAAGTCGGAAAAATGGGAAACTCTCATAGAACAAAGATCTTTGGAACTGGAGTGCGAGAAATATATTAAATTAAGAAAACAGTTTAATATTACTGCATCCTCGTTTTACTATGAGGACAACGATTTGTATTACTTCTGCCTGGGTGATGCTTATAATGATAATATGTTTAGGAAATTGTTGATCTGCTA of the Bacteroidota bacterium genome contains:
- a CDS encoding WYL domain-containing protein, producing the protein MSKRETLARFSLIISKLRRKPATFAEISNTLARESEIQGYDFNISIRTFQRDLEEIRSLYDIDIQYDFSKKVYKIESDDQSEVNKRIWEAFDTFHALNLTNQLSDCIDFEKRRSGGTENLYGLLHAVKTHVQIKFTYRKYWEDVLTNRRAEPYALKEFRNRWYVLANDLKDSKIKSFALDRLTDLEITTKQFLFPAGFDVNEYYRYCFGIISPNAAKPQEVILSFDPFQGKYIKSLPLHQSQEILIDNEEELRIKLTLFITHDFVMELLSYGENVKVLAPGNLVADMKKTYQNALNLY